A region of Streptomyces sp. NBC_01264 DNA encodes the following proteins:
- a CDS encoding GAF domain-containing protein yields the protein MKPWPHDLMATERRLLQSVVTVARYIYGAAASSVFMVSPDTGELIFAAVAGEGEQGLVGRRFEPGTGIAGWVAASGQPLITDDVGATDRFARDAAASTGYVPASIMAAPLIADGECIGVIEVLDRHAHAEHAPGRELDDIELLGLLATQAALSLALLRRSEQAASGGPRLGELVARLSEHAVMDASDPLAVSLLSLSLDLLDRGAHPGSKVV from the coding sequence ATGAAACCCTGGCCGCACGATCTGATGGCCACCGAACGCCGGCTCCTGCAGTCTGTCGTCACGGTGGCCCGGTACATCTACGGGGCGGCCGCGTCCTCGGTCTTCATGGTGAGCCCCGACACCGGCGAGCTGATCTTCGCGGCGGTGGCGGGCGAGGGCGAACAGGGCCTGGTCGGCCGGCGCTTCGAGCCAGGCACCGGCATCGCCGGCTGGGTGGCGGCCAGCGGGCAGCCGCTGATCACGGACGACGTGGGCGCGACGGACCGGTTCGCCCGCGACGCCGCGGCCTCCACCGGGTACGTTCCCGCGAGCATCATGGCCGCCCCGCTCATCGCGGACGGGGAGTGCATCGGCGTGATCGAGGTACTGGACCGCCACGCCCACGCCGAGCACGCTCCCGGCCGGGAGCTCGACGACATCGAGCTGCTGGGTCTGCTCGCCACGCAGGCCGCCCTGAGCCTCGCGCTGCTGCGGCGCAGCGAGCAGGCCGCGAGCGGGGGGCCGCGCCTGGGAGAGCTGGTGGCCCGGCTGTCCGAGCACGCGGTCATGGACGCGTCCGACCCGTTGGCCGTCTCCCTGCTGAGCCTCTCGCTGGACCTGCTGGACCGCGGCGCGCACCCCGGTTCGAAGGTGGTCTGA
- a CDS encoding S8 family serine peptidase, whose protein sequence is MDVSGAPWRRERRPHASGMPAWSMPAGGDPGDALPTALFAGIGPRWAWEGATGEGVRVCVLDSGVQAGHPLVGTVERAWQVVTAEGRAPRVEECEPQDGAGHGTACAGIIRSLAPGASLSSLKVLGDGRAGSASALIAGLAFAIEEGFDVISMSLSTTRVEFRDRLAELCDRAYFRRTAVVAAAHNLPIESFPWNFASVISVASHAEPDGMRFYYNAAPPVEFRARGVRVPVASLGGGTVRNTGNSFAAPHMAGIAALVLSKHPWLTPFQLKSVLYHCAANVSVRGEGGREE, encoded by the coding sequence ATGGATGTGAGCGGTGCGCCCTGGCGGCGCGAGCGGCGGCCGCACGCGTCGGGGATGCCCGCGTGGAGCATGCCGGCCGGCGGGGACCCCGGCGACGCCCTGCCGACGGCCCTGTTCGCGGGGATCGGCCCGCGCTGGGCGTGGGAGGGCGCGACCGGAGAGGGCGTACGGGTCTGCGTGCTCGACAGCGGTGTCCAGGCCGGGCATCCGCTCGTCGGCACGGTCGAGCGGGCCTGGCAGGTGGTGACCGCCGAGGGCCGGGCTCCGCGGGTGGAGGAGTGCGAGCCGCAGGACGGTGCCGGGCACGGCACCGCCTGCGCGGGGATCATCCGCTCCCTCGCGCCCGGGGCTTCGCTCAGTTCGCTCAAGGTGCTCGGCGACGGAAGGGCGGGCAGCGCCTCCGCGCTGATCGCCGGGCTGGCCTTCGCGATCGAGGAGGGGTTCGATGTCATCAGCATGAGCCTGTCGACGACCCGGGTCGAATTCCGCGACCGGCTGGCCGAGTTGTGCGACCGCGCCTACTTCCGGCGGACCGCGGTGGTGGCGGCGGCGCACAACCTGCCCATCGAGAGCTTTCCCTGGAACTTCGCCTCGGTGATCTCGGTCGCCAGCCACGCCGAGCCGGACGGCATGCGCTTCTACTACAACGCCGCTCCCCCGGTCGAGTTCCGTGCCCGGGGGGTGCGCGTACCGGTGGCGAGCCTGGGTGGCGGCACGGTCCGCAACACCGGGAACAGCTTCGCGGCGCCGCACATGGCCGGGATCGCGGCCCTCGTCCTGAGCAAGCATCCGTGGCTCACGCCGTTCCAGCTCAAGAGCGTCCTGTACCACTGCGCGGCGAACGTATCGGTCCGAGGAGAAGGAGGCAGAGAAGAATGA